CGTGGTAAGGAAGCAAGACTCCTATCGAGATCCTGAAGACAGCGAGGAAGAATCCAATAGGGAGCCACATGAACATAGTGAGTGTGGCTAACGGTGTAGGCAAGAAAGCTAATCTCCCGTCATGGAATATCAATGGCTTTGGGTATCTTTCTCTAGGAAGAGTGTTGTTCTTGTTCATGACCTCTTCTTCGTTACAAAGATAAGCTTCCTGTGGGGGAAACGTAGAAGAAAACTGAAAGTTAGTATGAAACTTAGAAGTAATGAAAAGCGTAAGAAAGAGAGTTACTTTGCAAATGGAGATGAAGCTGTGATCTTGAAGGCTTGAAGAGCTTCCAATACCAAGTGAAGGCTTCTTGTTGTTGTCGTCAAAGAAGTAGTCTTTGGCTGCTCTATGTTTCACTACAAAACCAGACCCTGAAGCTAAGCCGGTGTAGACTTTCCTCCCCATAACTTCTATCTCTTGCATCTTAGTCCCAATCACATCATCAGCGCTGAGATGCTCTCTTAAAAACCTCTCCACCATCACTTGAGGCAAGCTCGTGAACACGACTTTGGAGTACGTAGTTCGAGCCCACACGTCGTAAACCTGGAGGCTCAAGTTGTCGAGGAAGAACTTGGGTAGAACCGACCTGGAAACGCTCTCCATGTCTTTGACTTTAAGACCAGAGAATGTTATGAATGAGAGGACTTTGAGCTTGGTCTCTTGCGGCAGAGCCCAGAGGAAAGAacaagagagcaaaagaaagatcGCTCTGATGATCGAACCTCCTTCGAAGGCTATGAGCATGAAGTAAGGGAAGAACGCGTGGAAGTGTCTGCTCGAAAGCTGTCTTAAAAGAACACCGTCGATGTCACAGACCAAGACTTCATCAGGAGAAACAGAGCATGCTCTGTTTTCATCTAGAGGCTCTTGATACTTTGCAATGCTTGGGAAGAGAGGGTTTGAAGAATCttgattttgttgttgttggtggtTATTATTAAGAAGATGAGAAGTGTTGTGTGGAGATTGTGCTTTCGAGAGGTTTAAGAAGTTTTTGAGTTGGAAACCATAGCCTCTTAGCTTTCTTGCAGCTCTGTAACATGAGTTAGCAAGAAGACGGTAAAGAACCCATTCTGCAAGAATCACTAGAAGCTCTGGAAACACCATAGCTATAACTtgcagagagaaggaaagaaagaaagatgggaGTTAATGTGTTGAAGAGGACAAAGAGGTTGCAGAGGAGATTTATATACAAGTGTGTGATGATATGATAGGCGAGAGCAGAGGTGGTGTGAAGGTTGAccctttttaatttaaaaaagaaaagttaattttGCTTTTTAAAACTTTTGGTTAACACACACATCTTGCATTAACTGTACGCCACAACGTCTATGAATTAAATTTGCTACGTTCTTTGTATTCGTTTCCAAGAAGTTATGGTTGatgattctatttttctacCTGTATTTGGCTATTTGCATACACAAATCTAACGAACTTAACAATACATTATAGTCTTGTTGCAGTCATCACATGATCTCACTGCTATTGCTTTTgctttttatttctatatttaatGTCTATACACGTCGGTTCATCTATACTATTTGTTTCACTGATCACAACGCATAAAATCATAGCAACGTACCACGCAAGATAACCACGTTCGAGTCGTTGACTATAATGATCATTATTAAAAGATCATTAAAACCCTATCACGGTTAGAAATCCAATGAATTAGTTGTTGCCAGTAGCTACTTTTACGACAAATGTCGTGTTATTAGTATCCACATAGTAGTATATACTACTTTGattaacaaaaagatataaCGTGGCCTCGATAATTATCCATATAAATATTGACCTAAGTTGATAACAGATCATTTTAACCTAATATCTTCAAAAGACATAACGTAATGTGAACAGGCTTACttagaattaaaagaaaattgcaTTTCATTTGTTTCCCGAGTTTCAAAGAGTGCACTTTTTTTCTGCAGAGCTTTATAACAACTTATTAGGTTATGCAGTTGGTGACCGGCCCTTCCTTTTTATTACACAAATTCtgcatatttttcaaaaaaaattagtgttgttttcctttttgttaatttcttttttgttgaAAAGTAAAGTTTGATTTAAGGAAATGATGGGTGGTTCCATATTTGACATTTTTAGAGGCAggaataattaaaagaaaatgtgAGCCTTCTTACTAAATGGGAGAGCTTATAATTAGTAGTACGACACATCACATGAAATAACGAAAATGAACGGTGATTACTAGCATAGGTTGTGTTGTTTTTCATTATGAAAATGTTGAATGATCTTAATTAGTGGAGCACATTCCAACAAAAGGTTACAATATACTATgcatatatcaaattttgtttGTATATGCAAATCGGAAATGCAAACATCTATTGACTTTCATTGGAAAAACTTCAGACAAAAATGTACGT
The Raphanus sativus cultivar WK10039 chromosome 1, ASM80110v3, whole genome shotgun sequence DNA segment above includes these coding regions:
- the LOC130509480 gene encoding glycerol-3-phosphate acyltransferase 1 — translated: MVFPELLVILAEWVLYRLLANSCYRAARKLRGYGFQLKNFLNLSKAQSPHNTSHLLNNNHQQQQNQDSSNPLFPSIAKYQEPLDENRACSVSPDEVLVCDIDGVLLRQLSSRHFHAFFPYFMLIAFEGGSIIRAIFLLLSCSFLWALPQETKLKVLSFITFSGLKVKDMESVSRSVLPKFFLDNLSLQVYDVWARTTYSKVVFTSLPQVMVERFLREHLSADDVIGTKMQEIEVMGRKVYTGLASGSGFVVKHRAAKDYFFDDNNKKPSLGIGSSSSLQDHSFISICKEAYLCNEEEVMNKNNTLPRERYPKPLIFHDGRLAFLPTPLATLTMFMWLPIGFFLAVFRISIGVLLPYHVANILAAMSGVRITFKTHNLYNGRPGKGKTGVLYVCNHRTLLDPVFLTTSLGKPLTAVTYSLSKFSELIAPLKTVSLKRDRKRDGEAMQRLLSKGDIVVCPEGTTCREPYLLRFSPLFAELTEDIVPVAVDAKVSMFYGTTASGLKCLDPIFFLMNPRPAYSVEVLKKLPKEMTCAGGKSSFEVANFIQGELAKVLGFECTNLTRKDKYLVLAGNEGIVT